The Micromonospora sp. Llam0 genome includes a window with the following:
- a CDS encoding metalloregulator ArsR/SmtB family transcription factor has product MYARDNAAGATDGQQPPTGAQVDTAVTALKMLADPTRLRLLWQLRDGEHDVGTLAAAVGAARPAVSQHLAKLLLAGLVASRRDGRRVLYRARGGHVRRLVTEALCAADHHLTGAPDHD; this is encoded by the coding sequence ATGTACGCACGCGACAACGCTGCAGGTGCCACCGATGGGCAGCAGCCACCGACCGGCGCGCAGGTCGACACGGCGGTGACCGCGTTGAAGATGCTGGCCGACCCGACCCGGCTACGCCTGCTGTGGCAGCTGCGCGACGGTGAACACGACGTCGGCACCCTCGCGGCGGCGGTCGGCGCCGCCCGCCCCGCCGTGTCGCAGCACCTGGCGAAACTGCTGCTCGCCGGCCTGGTCGCCAGCCGCCGCGACGGCCGCCGGGTGCTCTACCGGGCGCGCGGCGGCCACGTCCGCCGCCTGGTCACCGAGGCCCTGTGCGCCGCAGACCACCACCTGACCGGCGCCCCCGACCACGACTGA